A single genomic interval of Arachis duranensis cultivar V14167 chromosome 7, aradu.V14167.gnm2.J7QH, whole genome shotgun sequence harbors:
- the LOC107459921 gene encoding BES1/BZR1 homolog protein 4, producing the protein MTSGTRLPTWKERENNKRRERRRRAIAAKIFAGLRMYGNFKLPKHCDNNEVLKALCNEAGWTVEPDGTTYRKGCKPLERMDIIGGSSTAASPCSSYHPSPCASYNPSPGSSSFPSPSRSPYASNNPNGDGNSLIPWLKNLSTASSSASSPKLPHLYLQSGSISAPVTPPLSSPTARTPRMNADWGDQSGRPGPGWTGGQHYSFLPSSSPPSPGRQVVDPEWFAGIKLPHVSPTSPTFTLMSSNPFAFKEEGLARSGSRMWTPGQSGTCSPAFPAGSDHTADIPMSEAVSDEFAFGADASGLVKPWEGERIHEEFGADDLELTLGTSKTR; encoded by the exons ATGACTTCAGGAACTCGGCTTCCGACatggaaggagagagagaacaacaagaggagagagaggaggagaagagCAATAGCGGCAAAGATCTTCGCCGGTCTAAGAATGTACGGAAACTTCAAGCTCCCAAAGCACTGTGACAACAACGAAGTCCTCAAAGCTCTTTGCAATGAAGCTGGTTGGACCGTTGAACCAGATGGCACCACTTACCGCAAG GGATGCAAGCCTTTGGAGCGCATGGATATAATAGGCGGTTCCTCAACAGCAGCAAGCCCTTGTTCATCTTACCACCCAAGTCCCTGTGCTTCCTACAACCCAAGCCCTGGTTCATCATCCTTCCCAAGCCCATCAAGATCTCCCTATGCATCAAACAATCCAAACGGCGACGGCAATTCCCTCATTCCATGGCTCAAGAACCTTTCCACTGCCTCATCCTCTGCTTCATCTCCTAAGCTCCCTCACCTCTACCTTCAGAGTGGCTCCATAAGCGCGCCTGTTACGCCTCCCTTGAGCTCTCCAACTGCTAGGACACCGAGGATGAATGCCGATTGGGGTGATCAGTCTGGACGGCCAGGACCAGGATGGACTGGAGGACAACACTACTCATTCTTGCCATCCTCTAGTCCTCCTAGCCCTGGCCGCCAGGTGGTCGACCCTGAATGGTTTGCAGGTATCAAGCTCCCCCATGTTAGCCCAACTTCGCCCACATTCACCCTTATGTCCTCAAATCCTTTTGCCTTCAAGGAAGAGGGTTTGGCTCGAAGCGGCTCGCGCATGTGGACTCCTGGACAGAGTGGGACGTGCTCTCCCGCCTTCCCGGCAGGTTCTGATCACACTGCTGACATTCCAATGTCCGAGGCTGTCTCGGATGAATTCGCATTTGGAGCCGACGCGTCCGGCCTTGTCAAGCCATGGGAAGGAGAAAGAATCCATGAAGAATTTGGAGCAGATGATCTTGAACTCACACTTGGTACCTCAAAGACAAG GTGA